Below is a genomic region from Magnetospirillum sp. 15-1.
CAGCCGCTGGATGGCGTCGGTGAATTTGTCCTTGTCGCGGGGAAAGATGAATTCGGCCAGCGGCCGACCAAGCAGCTCGGCGTCCGAGATGCCGTAAAGCGCCTCGCCCGCCCCGGCCGAGTAGGTGACGACATCCTCGTCGTCCATCTCCAGCAACAGGTCGGCGCCGGCGAAGGCGAAGGCGATGAAGCGGTCGCGTTGCAGCTTCAGCTTTTCAACAAGAGACGTGTCCCCGCTTCCCATAGCCTTTCCGACCTCCGAAGATTCGTCGTTCCAGGTACTATTCCCCCAGAGATAAGTTACAAAATGCTACATATCGTTTCAAGGTGATTACGCATTTCGGCCAGAGAGACATACCTCCGGTCGGATGGGGGGCGGACCTCCGGTCAGGGAGCGGCGGCAGATTGCCGGGATTTCGTCAATAAGTAATCCGGTACCCAAATGCGTAATTTTTTCGTGGCGTAATGCATTGCTCTCGGGTTAAATAGCTCTTTAGATAGGCTACGCGGCGGAACAAGCCGTGAGCTGCTTCTGGGAGGAAAATGAATGCGTAACCTCATGAAATGGGGCGCGGCGGCTGTCGTCGTCGCCGGTTGCTCCACCTACGCCGGTCTGGCCAACGCCGCCGATCCCATCAAGATCGGTTCGATCCTGTCGGTCACCGGTCCGGCCTCCTTCCTGGGCGAGCCCGAGAAGAAGACCCTGGAAATGTATGTCGAGCGCATCAACAAGGAAGGCGGCGTCCAGGGCCGCAAGATCGAGCTGGTCGTCTATGACGACGGCGGCGCCGGCGAGAAGGCTTCCACCTTCACCAAGCGCCTGATCGAAAGCGACAAGGTCGATCTGCTGATCGGCGGTTCCACCACCGCGACCACCATGGCCGCCGTGCCGCTGGCCGAGCGCAACGAGGTGCCGTTCATCTCGCTGGCCGGCGCCGTGGTCATCGTCGAGCCGGTGAAGAAGTGGGTGTTCAAGACTCCCCACACCGACAAGATGGCCGCCGAGAAGGTGTTCTCGGACATGAAGAAGCGTGGCATCACCAAGATCGGCATGATCTCGGAGGATGCGGGCTTCGGCAAGTCGGGCCATGACCAGTCGCTGGCCGTGGTGAAGAGCTTCGGCATCGAAGTGGTCGCCGACGAGATCTACTCGCCGAAGGACCCCGACGTCACCGCCCAGCTCACCAAGATCAAGAACGCCGCCGGCGTCCAGGCGGTGTTCAACTTCGGCTTTGGCCAGGGTCCGGCCATCGTCACCAAGAACTTCAAGCAGCTGGGCATCGCGCTGCCGCTGTACCAGTCCCATGGTGTCGCTTCCAAGGACTACATCAAGCTGGCCGGTGACGCGGCCGAGGGTGTCCGCCTGCCGGCCGCCGGCATCGTGGTGCCCGACCAGCTTCCCGCTTCCGATCCGCAGAAGCCGGTGGTGACCGCCTTCAAGAAGGATTACGAGACGGCGTTCAAGTCCGACGTCTCGACCTTCGCCGGTCATGCCTATGACGGTCTGCAGATCGCCCTCGCCGCCATCAACCGCGCCAAGTCCACCGACAAGGCCAAGGTGCGTGACGAGATCGAGAAGACTTCGGGTTATGTGGGTACCGGTGGCCTGGTCTCCATGAGCCCCGCCGACCACATGGGCCTGTCGCCGTCGGCTTTCCACATGTTGGAAATCCGCAAGGGCGATTGGGTGCTGATCGACTGATCCGACGGTTGGCCGGCGGTTCCGTTCCCCTTACCGGGACGGACCGCCGGGTGACCTCGCCGAGGGAGTTGGGGGAAGCATGTTCGCCGCATTCCTGCAGTATCTGTTTTCCGGGCTGACGTCGGGCGCCATCTATGCGCTGGCCGGTCTCGGGTTCGCCATCATCTACAACGCCAGCCACGTGATCAATTTCGCCCAGGGCGAGTTCATCATGGTCGGCGGCATGGCGACCGCCACCATGGTGGCGGCCGGTGTGCCGATCTATCTGGCCATTCCCTTGGCCATGGTCGCCTCCATGCTGGTGGGCGTCGCCATGGAGAAGTTCGCGGTCGAACCGGCGCGCAACGCCGACGTGGTCACCATCATCATCATCACCATCGGCGCCTCCATCTTCCTGCGCGGCGCCGCCCAGATCATCTGGGACAAGGAATTCCATTCCCTGCCGGCCTTCTCGGGCGAGACGCCCATCGCCGTGCTGGGCGCCACCCTGATGCCCCAGAGCCTGTGGGTGTTCGGCATCTCGGCCGTCGCCATCGCGCTGCTCTGGTACTTCTTCAACCGCACCATGTTCGGTAAGGCCATGCTGGGCACCTCGCACAACCGTCTGGCCGCCCAGTTGGTGGGCGTGGCGGTGAAGAAGGTGCTGCTGGCCAGCTTCGCCCTGTCGGCCCTGCTGGGCGCGGTGGGCGGCATCGTGGTCACCCCCATCACCTTCACCAATTACGAGGCGGGCATTATGCTGGGCCTCAAGGGCTTCTCGGCCGCGGTGCTGGGCGGTCTGGGCAACGGCACGGGCGCCATCGTCGGCGGCCTGATCGTCGGTATCGCCGAGGCCATGGCGTCGGGCTATCTGTCGTCGGCCTACAAGGACGCCATCGCCTTCATCATCATTCTCTTCGTTCTGTTCTTCATGCCCAGCGGCCTGTTCGGCAAGCGCGGCACGGATCGGGTGTGACGCCATGAACCTCATGACAGCACGAACCGGCGGGTTGGCGATCCTGGCGGTGATCATCACCGTCGCCCCCCTCGGCTTTTCCAACAGCTACTTCTATGACGTCGGCGTCAACGCCATGTTCAACGCCATCGTCTGCGTCGGGCTGAATCTGCTGATCGGCTATGCCGGCCAGATCAGCCTGGGGCATGCCGGTTTCTTCGCGCTGGGCGCCTATGGCAGCGGCATCCTGACCGAGCGCTACGGCGTGCCGGCCATCGGCGCCCTGGTACTGTCAGCCGCGGTGGTGGGAATCCTGGCCTTCGCGGTGGCGCGTCCCATCCTCAAGCTCAAGGGCCACTACCTGGCCATGGCGACGCTCGGCATCGGCATCATCATCCACATCGTGCTCAAGACCGAAGCCGGCATCACCGGCGGTCCCGACGGCATGAGCCTGGGCAATTTCAAGATGCTCGGCCTCACCATCAAGGGCGACCAGATGTGGTACTGGGTGACCGGCTTCCTGCTGGTGCTCGCGGTGTGGCTGTCGCTCAACCTGATCGAATCGCCGGTGGGCCGTGCCCTCCGGGCCGTGCACGGCTCCGAGGTGGGTGCCGAGGTGGTCGGCGTCGACACGTCGAGCTACAAGGTGCTGGTCTTCGTGGTCTCGGCGGTGTTCGCCTCCGTCGTCGGCTCGCTGTTCGCCCATAAGAACGGCTTCATCACGCCCGATATCGCCAGCTTCTTCCACTCGGTGGAGCTGGTGACCATGGTGGTGCTGGGCGGCATGGCCTCCATCTACGGCGCGCTGATCGGCGCGGTGATCCTGACCCTGCTGCCGCAGGTACTGGCGGCGGTCGAGCAGTACGAGGCCATGATCCTCGGCGCCATCATGATGGGCACCATGATCTTCATGCCCAAGGGCCTGCTGCCCAGCCTGCTGAACAGCCTCAAGCGCCGGGGAGGCGGAAAATGAGCCTTCTCAAGGTTGAAAAGCTCTCCAAGGAATTCGGCGGCGTCCACGCGGTCGAGGACCTGACCTTCTCGGTCGAGGCGGGGCACATCCACTCCATCATCGGCCCCAACGGCGCCGGCAAGACCACCCTGTTCAACCTGATCACCGGGGTCTACACCCCCAGCTCGGGCCGGGTGCTGTTCCAGGACCGTCTGGTGTCGGGCATGAAGCCCTATGAGCTGGCGGCGCTGGGCATGAGCCGTACGTTCCAGAACCTGCAGATCTTCTTCAACATGCAGGCCATCGAGAACGTCATGGTCGGCCATCACCTGCATCTGGACCGGCGTTTCCTGCCGTCGCTGCTGCGTCTGCCCAAGGTGACGCGCCGCGACCGGGAATGCCGCGATTACTGCGCCGGGTTGATGGAGTTCGTCGGCCTCGCCAAGTATGTGGATGCCGATGCCGCCTCCATGCCCTATGGCGCCCTGAAGCGCCTGGAGATCGCCCGCGCCCTGGCGGCCCAGCCCAAGATGCTGCTGCTCGACGAGCCGGCGGCGGGCCTGAACGCCACCGAAAGCCGCGAGATCGACGAGGTCATCAAGAAGGTGGCCTCCACCGGCGTCACCGTGGTCCTGGTGGAGCACGACATGAAGATGGTGATGGGCATTTCCGACCAGATCACGGCTCTGGATTACGGGCGTAAGCTGGCCGAGGGCACGCCCTCCGAGGTGCGCGCCAATCCCGAGGTGGTCAGCGCCTATCTCGGCACGCACGGGTGAGGGACATGGGAATGCTGCTCGAAATCTCCGGCCTGACCAGCCATTACGGTCGTATCCAGGCCCTCAAGGGCATCGACGTCCAGGTCGCCGAGGGCGAGCTGGTGGCCCTGGTCGGCGCCAACGGCGCCGGCAAGACCACCTTGCTGCGTTGCATCTCGGGCGTTCAGCCGGTCACCGGCGGAACCATCAAGTTCGCCGGCCAGGACATCACCAAGATGGCGCCTGAAAAGCGGGTGGGCCTCGGCATCAGCCAGTCGCCCGAAGGCCGCCAGGTGTTCGGCCCCATGTCGGTGGAGGATAATCTGCGCCTCGGCGCCTATCGCCGCCACGGTCCGGACATCAAGGCCGACATGGACCGCATGTACGAGATGTTCCCCATCCTGCACAAGAAGCGGGATTTGCCGGCCGGCACTCTGTCGGGCGGTCAGCAGCAGATGCTGGCCATTGCCCGCGCCCTGATGGCCAATCCGCGCGTGCTGCTGCTCGACGAGCCCAGCATGGGGCTGGCGCCGCTGCTGGTGGCGGAGATCTTCCGCACCATCCAGGCGCTGAAGGATCAGGGGACCACCATCTTCCTGGTGGAGCAGAACGCCTATGCCGCCCTGGCCATCGCCGATCGCGGCTATGTGCTGGAAACCGGCGCCGTGGTTCTGACCGACCAGGGCTCGCGCCTGCTGAACGATGACAAGGTGAAGGAAGCCTATCTGGGGCTGTGACGGCGCCCCCGCTCAGGCTTGGAGCGAATGATCGCCGTCAGCGTCCGCTGGCGGCGATTTGCTTTTGCATCGGACCGAGTTCGTAAAGGCCGACCGCCGGAGAGAACAGGACCGCGATAGCCAGGGCGCCCAGGCCGACAACGCCGAGCGCAATCCAGTTACGCACATTGGTGTCGTTCGAGTCGGTCATGGAATTGGACATAATTACAAGCCTCTACGTATTTTTGCCTACCCAAAGGAAGTATCAACCTATCCTGAAGGAGTAGCTACCGCATTCCGCACCGCAAAATCCAGCAAAATCGACCGGATATAGGCAAAGCCACCCATGTGGATTTTGCAATGCAACGTGATACTAAACTTGCTTTTATCCTGTGGAAACTGTAATAGGTAATCAAATACCGAATTAACCGGCCGCCAAGCGCCGGTAACGGCTTAGAGGTCAACGGGAGGATCGGGAACGCATGCGTGAAGTGCGTCTTCATGGCCGCGGCGGACAAGGCGCCGTCTTGGCCTCAGCCATTCTTGCCGCCGCTTTGGTGGAAGAGGGGCGACACGTCATGGCCATTCCCGCTTTCGGCTTCGAACGCCGTGGCGCACCGGTCGTGGCATTTCTTCGGCTGGACGATACGGTGATCCGCCGTGTCACGAACATCTACTCGCCCGATATCGTGGTGGTGATCGACCCCACCGTGGCGCGTGCCGTGGACGTGTTCGCCGGCATGCCCAAGGGGGGAACCCTGATCATGGCGACCAGCAAGCCGCCGGGCGAGCTCGAGGTGCCGGCGACGGTGGGGCGGGTTGCCACCTGCAACGCCATCCACATCGCCATGGACATCTTCAAGCGCCAGATCACCAACACCATCATGCTGGGCGCCTTCGCCAAGGCCACCGGGCTGGTGAGCGTGGAATCGCTCGAGAAGGCGCTGGAGGAAACCCATTTCCGCGACGCCGGCCTCAAGCAGAACATCGAGGCGGTGCGGCGCGGCTATGCCGAGACCATCGTGCTGGACCTCGGCAAGGAGAAGGCGGCATGAGCCTTAGAAATGTCCCGGACAACATGTGTCCCATCGCCACCGAGTACACCACCATGCTCACCGGCGACTGGCGGGCGCTGCGTCCGGTGGTCGATCGCGACGCTTGCGTCAAATGCGCCACCTGCTGGCTGTACTGCCCGGTGCAGTGCGTGGTGGAGAAGGCGACGTGGTTCGACTTCAACTACGACTTCTGCAAGGGCTGCGGCATCTGCGCCGAGGAATGCCCGCACCGCGCCATCAAGATGGTTGAAGAGACGGAGGGCTGACCATGAACGAGATCTCCGCTTCGACCGCCAAGGTCATCGTCTGCGACGGCAACGAAGCCGCTGCCTGGGGGGCCTGCCTGTCGCGTCCCGACATGGTCGCCGTCTACCCCATCACGCCGCAGAGCTCGCTGGTGGAGTAT
It encodes:
- a CDS encoding ABC transporter substrate-binding protein, whose protein sequence is MRNLMKWGAAAVVVAGCSTYAGLANAADPIKIGSILSVTGPASFLGEPEKKTLEMYVERINKEGGVQGRKIELVVYDDGGAGEKASTFTKRLIESDKVDLLIGGSTTATTMAAVPLAERNEVPFISLAGAVVIVEPVKKWVFKTPHTDKMAAEKVFSDMKKRGITKIGMISEDAGFGKSGHDQSLAVVKSFGIEVVADEIYSPKDPDVTAQLTKIKNAAGVQAVFNFGFGQGPAIVTKNFKQLGIALPLYQSHGVASKDYIKLAGDAAEGVRLPAAGIVVPDQLPASDPQKPVVTAFKKDYETAFKSDVSTFAGHAYDGLQIALAAINRAKSTDKAKVRDEIEKTSGYVGTGGLVSMSPADHMGLSPSAFHMLEIRKGDWVLID
- a CDS encoding branched-chain amino acid ABC transporter permease, whose amino-acid sequence is MFAAFLQYLFSGLTSGAIYALAGLGFAIIYNASHVINFAQGEFIMVGGMATATMVAAGVPIYLAIPLAMVASMLVGVAMEKFAVEPARNADVVTIIIITIGASIFLRGAAQIIWDKEFHSLPAFSGETPIAVLGATLMPQSLWVFGISAVAIALLWYFFNRTMFGKAMLGTSHNRLAAQLVGVAVKKVLLASFALSALLGAVGGIVVTPITFTNYEAGIMLGLKGFSAAVLGGLGNGTGAIVGGLIVGIAEAMASGYLSSAYKDAIAFIIILFVLFFMPSGLFGKRGTDRV
- a CDS encoding branched-chain amino acid ABC transporter permease, encoding MNLMTARTGGLAILAVIITVAPLGFSNSYFYDVGVNAMFNAIVCVGLNLLIGYAGQISLGHAGFFALGAYGSGILTERYGVPAIGALVLSAAVVGILAFAVARPILKLKGHYLAMATLGIGIIIHIVLKTEAGITGGPDGMSLGNFKMLGLTIKGDQMWYWVTGFLLVLAVWLSLNLIESPVGRALRAVHGSEVGAEVVGVDTSSYKVLVFVVSAVFASVVGSLFAHKNGFITPDIASFFHSVELVTMVVLGGMASIYGALIGAVILTLLPQVLAAVEQYEAMILGAIMMGTMIFMPKGLLPSLLNSLKRRGGGK
- a CDS encoding ABC transporter ATP-binding protein, translated to MSLLKVEKLSKEFGGVHAVEDLTFSVEAGHIHSIIGPNGAGKTTLFNLITGVYTPSSGRVLFQDRLVSGMKPYELAALGMSRTFQNLQIFFNMQAIENVMVGHHLHLDRRFLPSLLRLPKVTRRDRECRDYCAGLMEFVGLAKYVDADAASMPYGALKRLEIARALAAQPKMLLLDEPAAGLNATESREIDEVIKKVASTGVTVVLVEHDMKMVMGISDQITALDYGRKLAEGTPSEVRANPEVVSAYLGTHG
- a CDS encoding ABC transporter ATP-binding protein, whose translation is MLLEISGLTSHYGRIQALKGIDVQVAEGELVALVGANGAGKTTLLRCISGVQPVTGGTIKFAGQDITKMAPEKRVGLGISQSPEGRQVFGPMSVEDNLRLGAYRRHGPDIKADMDRMYEMFPILHKKRDLPAGTLSGGQQQMLAIARALMANPRVLLLDEPSMGLAPLLVAEIFRTIQALKDQGTTIFLVEQNAYAALAIADRGYVLETGAVVLTDQGSRLLNDDKVKEAYLGL
- the padE gene encoding NADH-dependent phenylglyoxylate dehydrogenase subunit gamma yields the protein MREVRLHGRGGQGAVLASAILAAALVEEGRHVMAIPAFGFERRGAPVVAFLRLDDTVIRRVTNIYSPDIVVVIDPTVARAVDVFAGMPKGGTLIMATSKPPGELEVPATVGRVATCNAIHIAMDIFKRQITNTIMLGAFAKATGLVSVESLEKALEETHFRDAGLKQNIEAVRRGYAETIVLDLGKEKAA
- the padF gene encoding NADH-dependent phenylglyoxylate dehydrogenase subunit delta, translated to MSLRNVPDNMCPIATEYTTMLTGDWRALRPVVDRDACVKCATCWLYCPVQCVVEKATWFDFNYDFCKGCGICAEECPHRAIKMVEETEG